In one Flexibacter flexilis DSM 6793 genomic region, the following are encoded:
- a CDS encoding TIGR00266 family protein yields the protein MRKSQEIEYKIIGDDIQIVEVELDPQETVVAEAGSMLYMEEGIQFEAKMGDGSNPHGGFFDKLKAVGSRIITGESLFMTHFTNQGHRKSKVGFAAPYPGTIIPVDLQTVKGQCLIVQKDAFLCAVLGTKVSMHFNQKIGSGFFAGEGFILQKLQGDGMAFVHAGGTVIEKQLNNETLRVDTGCVVAFEPQISFDIQRTGGLTSMFFGGEGMFLATLSGTGRVWLQSMPISKLVQALAPHGSNSHKESGGILGNLLDSD from the coding sequence ATGCGAAAATCTCAAGAAATCGAGTACAAAATCATTGGTGATGACATTCAGATTGTAGAAGTAGAACTCGACCCACAAGAAACCGTTGTGGCGGAAGCGGGTTCGATGCTTTACATGGAAGAAGGCATACAGTTTGAGGCCAAAATGGGCGATGGTTCTAATCCGCACGGCGGCTTTTTTGACAAATTAAAGGCTGTCGGCTCGCGTATCATTACGGGCGAATCGCTTTTCATGACACATTTTACCAATCAAGGCCACCGCAAAAGTAAAGTTGGTTTTGCGGCACCTTACCCTGGTACGATTATCCCCGTAGATTTGCAAACCGTTAAAGGTCAGTGTCTTATTGTGCAAAAAGATGCTTTTTTGTGTGCCGTGTTGGGTACAAAAGTGAGTATGCACTTCAATCAAAAGATTGGTTCGGGCTTTTTTGCGGGCGAAGGTTTTATTTTGCAAAAATTACAAGGCGACGGCATGGCATTTGTTCACGCTGGCGGCACGGTGATAGAAAAACAATTGAACAACGAAACCTTGCGCGTGGATACGGGTTGCGTGGTGGCTTTTGAGCCGCAAATTTCGTTTGATATTCAGCGCACTGGCGGACTTACGTCTATGTTTTTCGGTGGTGAAGGAATGTTTTTAGCTACGCTAAGCGGCACGGGTCGCGTTTGGTTACAGTCTATGCCAATCAGTAAACTGGTACAGGCACTCGCACCGCACGGCAGTAACAGCCACAAAGAAAGCGGCGGCATTTTGGGCAACTTGCTGGATTCTGATTAG
- a CDS encoding CHAT domain-containing protein, translating to MKKLFFLVLIILQSNTFLFAQTSEADALYESALRKTDQQQFKEANTDFEKAAKLYAAQNAWQKYVSCQNGRGWNFVELGQTEEGIKVFDEAIKTGTAKLGQANTSVGMAYNNRAQAAMHLLHYDQAIADYKQTIAIWTPLLDKTNASLLYTRGNLAMAYDRKGEFELAIGIYQELVADFRQILGEQHPETANLYNAIGVAYAQQGKLAQALEQQEKALKIRQKVYGDNSNDVAKTYRNMGYACLEGSKTDKAIEYFDKALKIHQAVFGDNHRETAASYAGLASAYAEKPDYKQAENLMLKAVQIQMQTEGQSVPLAANMSKLGIIYAEQGDFQSGVLCLEKALQIDEAVIGTRNHPEIATDFLNIGVLHLRQDNHIRAAEYFAEAIKIQGFTLKADDVRLVNSYNLLGLVLLAETKYKEALELFEQSLVIVKKSYGENNLQTATCYHHIGGAYYGLKDYAKAQQYFEKSVQIKKGILGAKHLQLQNSYVNLGKSYIYNKQYSKALVSLEAAQACVRPVFGEKSERLASVYHEIAVVHLMQGKTAQALTQLQNGLRSSSETFNNPDIYTNPKAEQLAPTLDVLLLLSDKGQALETQYAATHKQQDLLAAFETYETAIALLSIMRNNYDTEYMRLYIGNAGSGLYEKALRTARGLQRITQNDDFLYRGMAVAEKSKAGTLLNAIQDANAVRFSGLPDSVQAQENRLKNAADYLQRQLSEHAADKEALDSVKLMRYGVALAEIRREYNYFLKNLEKNYPKYYALRYSNKTIDLKAIKHNLLKENEALIEYYVGKDSIYAFAATRTQIQSFVLPQENILAYDVGLLRKQIASEKALRLYPTFRYFTQTAHELYKTLLAPVEGLIAGKDLIIVADRELNQLPFEVLLTKEYTSNEQDYSRLDYLLKSHTVRYASSAAVLAELTARNERNAPNDYLAFAPVFAEGSGVGKVKEQTGIFRPLKTNENGVRGYLRNETIAPIPETATEVAAVEKIFTQQQGKTKVYTFGEAHETQLKGMDLDSYKYVHFATHGFCTDHNATDAAGIILSQEGNKYDDGVLYSGEVYGLRLNAKLVVLSACETGLGKEVNGEGLTGLATGFFHAGANGVVVSLWQVADQSTSELMISMFRKLSQQPNNAEALRAAKLKLIGQPQTASPFFWAAFILQGR from the coding sequence ATGAAGAAGTTATTTTTTCTTGTTTTAATTATACTACAAAGCAATACTTTTCTGTTTGCTCAGACATCGGAAGCCGACGCGCTTTACGAATCGGCCTTGCGCAAAACCGACCAACAGCAATTCAAGGAAGCCAACACGGACTTTGAGAAGGCCGCCAAACTGTACGCCGCCCAAAACGCTTGGCAAAAATACGTTTCGTGTCAAAATGGGCGCGGCTGGAACTTCGTGGAGCTTGGCCAAACCGAAGAAGGCATTAAAGTATTTGATGAAGCCATCAAGACAGGCACGGCCAAACTCGGACAAGCCAACACGAGCGTAGGCATGGCCTACAACAACCGCGCACAGGCCGCCATGCACTTGCTACACTACGACCAAGCCATCGCCGACTACAAACAAACCATTGCCATCTGGACACCACTCTTAGACAAAACCAACGCGAGTTTGCTCTATACGCGCGGCAATTTGGCGATGGCCTACGACCGCAAAGGTGAGTTTGAACTGGCTATCGGGATTTATCAGGAGCTTGTGGCGGATTTTCGGCAGATTCTGGGAGAGCAACACCCCGAAACCGCCAATTTGTACAATGCCATCGGCGTGGCTTATGCCCAACAAGGCAAGTTGGCGCAAGCCCTCGAACAGCAAGAAAAAGCCCTCAAAATCAGGCAAAAAGTATATGGCGACAACAGCAACGATGTAGCCAAAACCTACCGAAACATGGGTTACGCTTGTTTGGAAGGCAGCAAAACGGATAAAGCCATTGAGTATTTTGACAAAGCCCTGAAGATTCACCAAGCCGTATTTGGCGACAACCACCGCGAAACCGCCGCCTCTTATGCGGGTTTGGCTTCGGCCTATGCCGAGAAACCCGATTACAAACAAGCCGAAAATTTGATGCTCAAGGCCGTTCAGATTCAAATGCAGACCGAAGGTCAAAGTGTGCCATTGGCGGCGAATATGAGCAAATTAGGCATCATTTACGCAGAACAAGGCGACTTTCAGAGTGGCGTGTTGTGTTTGGAGAAAGCCTTGCAGATAGATGAGGCCGTAATTGGCACGCGCAATCACCCCGAAATCGCCACAGATTTTCTTAACATCGGGGTTTTGCACCTCAGACAAGACAACCACATTCGCGCCGCCGAATATTTCGCAGAAGCCATTAAAATACAAGGCTTTACGCTTAAAGCTGACGACGTGCGTTTGGTGAACAGTTACAATTTGTTGGGCTTGGTGCTTTTGGCCGAAACCAAATACAAAGAGGCTTTAGAGCTTTTTGAGCAGTCTTTGGTGATTGTCAAAAAATCCTATGGGGAAAACAATTTGCAAACAGCCACTTGTTACCATCACATCGGCGGCGCGTACTATGGCTTAAAGGATTACGCGAAGGCGCAACAGTATTTTGAAAAATCCGTACAAATCAAGAAAGGCATTTTGGGCGCAAAGCATTTGCAATTACAAAATTCGTATGTGAATTTGGGAAAATCCTACATTTATAACAAACAGTATAGCAAGGCTTTGGTTAGTTTGGAGGCGGCGCAGGCTTGCGTGCGTCCTGTTTTTGGTGAAAAAAGCGAAAGACTTGCCAGCGTGTATCACGAAATAGCCGTTGTACATTTGATGCAAGGCAAAACCGCGCAAGCCCTCACACAACTGCAAAACGGCCTACGTTCTTCGTCCGAAACATTCAATAACCCCGACATTTACACCAATCCCAAAGCAGAGCAACTTGCCCCGACCTTGGATGTATTGTTGTTGCTCTCAGACAAAGGGCAAGCCTTAGAAACGCAATACGCCGCCACACACAAGCAACAAGATTTGTTGGCGGCCTTCGAGACCTACGAAACGGCCATCGCGCTACTGAGCATTATGCGCAACAACTACGACACGGAATATATGCGCCTGTACATTGGCAATGCGGGTTCGGGGCTATACGAAAAGGCTTTGCGCACGGCGCGAGGTCTGCAACGCATTACCCAAAACGATGATTTTTTGTATAGAGGCATGGCCGTAGCCGAAAAAAGCAAGGCGGGAACACTGCTCAATGCCATTCAGGACGCTAACGCCGTGCGTTTTTCAGGTTTGCCCGATTCGGTACAAGCACAAGAAAACCGTTTGAAAAATGCCGCCGATTATCTGCAACGCCAACTCAGCGAACACGCCGCCGACAAAGAAGCCTTAGACAGCGTAAAACTAATGCGTTACGGTGTGGCATTGGCCGAAATTCGCCGTGAGTACAATTATTTTCTAAAGAATTTGGAGAAAAATTATCCGAAATACTACGCCTTGCGTTACAGCAACAAAACCATTGATTTGAAGGCGATTAAGCATAATTTATTAAAAGAAAATGAAGCCTTGATAGAATATTATGTAGGCAAAGATTCGATTTATGCGTTTGCGGCCACGCGCACCCAGATTCAAAGTTTTGTATTGCCACAAGAAAATATTTTGGCCTACGATGTGGGGCTTTTGCGCAAGCAAATCGCCAGCGAAAAAGCACTGCGACTTTACCCGACGTTCAGATATTTTACCCAAACAGCCCACGAACTTTACAAAACGCTGCTTGCACCCGTAGAAGGACTTATCGCGGGCAAAGACCTTATCATTGTGGCCGACCGCGAACTAAACCAGTTGCCGTTTGAAGTGCTACTGACCAAAGAATACACAAGCAATGAGCAGGATTACAGCCGTTTGGATTATTTGCTCAAAAGCCACACGGTACGGTACGCGAGTTCGGCGGCGGTATTGGCAGAACTTACGGCGCGCAACGAACGTAATGCCCCGAATGATTATTTGGCCTTTGCGCCTGTGTTTGCGGAAGGTTCGGGCGTGGGTAAGGTAAAAGAACAAACGGGCATTTTCAGGCCGCTAAAAACCAACGAAAACGGCGTGCGCGGTTATTTAAGAAACGAAACCATTGCCCCAATTCCCGAAACAGCGACGGAAGTGGCGGCGGTGGAGAAGATTTTTACCCAACAACAAGGCAAAACCAAGGTTTATACTTTCGGCGAAGCGCACGAAACACAGCTCAAAGGCATGGATTTGGACAGTTACAAATACGTGCATTTCGCGACACACGGCTTCTGTACCGACCACAACGCCACCGACGCGGCGGGTATCATTCTTTCGCAAGAAGGCAACAAATACGACGACGGTGTTTTGTATTCGGGGGAAGTGTATGGCTTGCGCCTCAACGCTAAATTGGTGGTGCTCTCAGCCTGCGAAACGGGACTTGGCAAGGAAGTGAACGGCGAAGGGCTTACGGGCTTGGCTACGGGCTTTTTTCACGCGGGAGCAAATGGCGTGGTGGTGTCTTTGTGGCAAGTAGCCGACCAATCGACCTCCGAACTAATGATTTCCATGTTCAGGAAACTTTCCCAGCAACCCAACAACGCCGAAGCCTTACGCGCCGCCAAACTCAAACTCATTGGCCAACCGCAAACGGCTTCGCCTTTCTTTTGGGCGGCGTTTATTTTGCAAGGAAGATAA
- the kdsA gene encoding 3-deoxy-8-phosphooctulonate synthase, protein MYAIPQLKYTESGNFLLMAGPCAIESREVAFEIAERIQKITDKLEIPWIFKGSYRKANRTRLDSFTGIGDEKALQVLAEVSKHFGVPTVTDIHAAEEAAMAAAYVDVLQIPAFLCRQTDLLVAAAKTGKTINVKKGQFLSGSAMRFAVDKIRESGNPNIILTDRGNSFGYSDLVVDFRNIPDMQENKVPVLMDVTHSLQQPNQSSGVTGGKPELIGTIAKAAIAVGADGLFIETHPRPAEAKSDGANMLHLDKLEELLTVLVKIRKAVQ, encoded by the coding sequence ATGTACGCAATTCCTCAATTAAAATACACAGAATCAGGCAATTTCTTGCTAATGGCAGGGCCTTGCGCCATCGAAAGCCGCGAAGTAGCTTTTGAAATAGCAGAACGCATTCAGAAAATCACGGACAAATTAGAGATTCCTTGGATTTTCAAAGGCTCTTACCGCAAAGCCAACCGCACGCGCTTAGACTCTTTTACGGGTATCGGCGACGAAAAAGCACTTCAAGTGTTGGCTGAAGTAAGCAAACACTTTGGCGTTCCGACGGTAACGGACATTCACGCCGCCGAAGAAGCCGCCATGGCCGCCGCTTACGTGGACGTGTTGCAAATTCCTGCGTTTTTGTGCCGCCAAACGGATTTGTTGGTGGCTGCCGCCAAAACAGGCAAAACCATTAACGTGAAAAAAGGGCAATTCCTGTCGGGTTCGGCCATGCGCTTTGCAGTGGACAAAATCCGCGAATCGGGCAACCCTAACATTATTCTTACGGACAGGGGCAATAGTTTCGGATACTCGGATTTGGTGGTTGATTTCCGTAACATTCCAGATATGCAAGAAAACAAAGTGCCAGTACTCATGGACGTAACGCACTCGCTCCAACAGCCCAACCAATCGTCGGGGGTTACGGGCGGCAAACCCGAACTTATTGGCACGATTGCGAAGGCAGCGATTGCCGTAGGCGCAGACGGTTTGTTCATTGAAACGCACCCACGCCCAGCCGAAGCCAAATCCGATGGTGCCAATATGCTGCATCTGGACAAGTTGGAAGAGCTTTTGACGGTTTTGGTTAAAATCCGTAAAGCAGTACAGTAA
- the ispE gene encoding 4-(cytidine 5'-diphospho)-2-C-methyl-D-erythritol kinase, producing MQKISLRANAKINIGLHITAKRPDGYHDIESCFYPVGWADEIQISVVEQTTFSYEGLPIQGATADNLCLKAYYSLKKDFPALPDVHIHLVKNVPIGAGMGGGSSDAAFTLKGLNQLFNLGLNNSQLEDYARKLGSDCAFFVENKPTLATEKGDVFSPLGLSLAGKYIVIVYPSLHVSTAEAYSGVKPTQPATALDVLLKAPLETWRETVQNDFEGSVAAKYSQITDLKTDLYGFGAAYASMTGSGSAVFGILEKSVNDSVLAHFEQKQYSVWAGILE from the coding sequence ATGCAAAAAATATCCTTACGCGCCAACGCCAAAATTAACATTGGGCTACACATTACGGCCAAACGCCCCGACGGTTACCACGACATTGAGTCTTGTTTTTACCCTGTCGGTTGGGCGGACGAGATACAAATCAGCGTGGTCGAGCAAACTACTTTCAGTTACGAAGGTTTGCCCATACAAGGCGCAACCGCCGATAATTTGTGCCTGAAAGCGTATTATTCCCTCAAAAAAGACTTTCCCGCGCTACCCGACGTACATATTCATTTGGTCAAAAACGTACCGATTGGGGCAGGCATGGGTGGCGGTTCTTCCGATGCGGCCTTTACACTCAAAGGCTTAAACCAACTCTTTAATTTAGGTTTAAATAACTCACAATTAGAAGATTATGCCAGAAAATTGGGCAGCGATTGCGCTTTTTTTGTAGAAAATAAACCCACTTTAGCCACCGAAAAAGGCGACGTTTTTAGTCCGTTGGGGCTGTCGTTGGCTGGAAAATATATCGTGATTGTGTATCCGAGTTTGCACGTAAGCACTGCCGAAGCGTACAGCGGCGTAAAACCCACGCAACCCGCAACGGCTTTAGATGTTTTGCTTAAAGCTCCGCTTGAAACGTGGCGTGAAACCGTGCAGAATGATTTTGAAGGTAGCGTAGCGGCCAAATATTCGCAAATCACTGACCTAAAAACAGATTTGTATGGATTTGGGGCGGCGTATGCGAGCATGACGGGTTCGGGTTCGGCAGTCTTCGGGATTTTAGAGAAAAGTGTAAATGACTCTGTATTAGCACATTTCGAGCAAAAACAATACAGCGTTTGGGCAGGGATTTTAGAATAA
- the phhA gene encoding phenylalanine 4-monooxygenase, translating to MNLLQQQYDGYTPEDFEVWRILFERQMKRLPAAASAEYQESLKRIGFTADRIPHFDEVKERLADFTGWSLAVVPGIVPNDIFFNLLLNKQFPATTWLRKMSQLDYLEEPDMFHDVFGHVPLLTNTAYTDFLQAVSRIALKHLDSELAIEVLGRVYWFTVEFGLIRENGQLRIYGAGILSSGGETEYSLSDVPRHLPFDIEEIMRSPYRKDVFQEKYFVIDSYEQLYLSVSTIEQVLDKMLQEEALEAKSE from the coding sequence ATGAATTTATTACAACAACAGTACGACGGTTACACGCCCGAAGATTTTGAAGTTTGGCGCATCTTGTTTGAGAGACAAATGAAACGTTTGCCCGCCGCCGCTTCTGCCGAGTACCAAGAATCACTCAAACGCATTGGCTTTACGGCAGACCGAATCCCGCATTTCGACGAAGTGAAAGAACGTTTAGCGGATTTTACGGGTTGGTCGTTGGCCGTAGTGCCTGGCATTGTGCCCAATGACATTTTCTTTAATCTGTTGCTAAACAAGCAGTTCCCCGCTACTACCTGGTTGCGCAAAATGAGCCAATTGGATTATCTGGAAGAACCCGATATGTTCCATGACGTATTCGGACACGTGCCTTTGCTTACCAACACCGCATACACGGACTTTTTGCAAGCCGTGAGCCGCATTGCGCTCAAGCACTTGGACAGCGAATTGGCGATTGAAGTACTGGGGCGTGTGTATTGGTTTACGGTGGAGTTTGGGCTTATCCGCGAAAACGGCCAATTGCGTATCTATGGCGCGGGGATTCTCTCCTCTGGCGGCGAAACGGAATATTCACTTTCGGACGTACCGCGTCATTTGCCCTTTGATATTGAGGAGATTATGCGCAGCCCTTACCGCAAAGACGTTTTCCAAGAAAAATATTTTGTGATAGACAGTTACGAACAACTCTATTTGTCCGTTAGTACTATAGAGCAAGTTTTGGATAAAATGCTCCAAGAGGAAGCCTTAGAAGCCAAAAGCGAATAA
- a CDS encoding GH3 family domain-containing protein produces the protein MALLGALLKKGLAIRKRAERKPKPPFVLQKKELNKLLFKAQDTAFGRAYQFDKIIDSMYDADPHKFYEEYTKRVPIFTYNEMFTKWWHRALEGQEDVCWPGKTMYFALSSGTSEAATKHIPITKAMTKAIQKTSIQQILSLPSYNVPNEAFEKGVLMLGGSTKLTYKGPYFEGDLSGIQAKQLPFWFQSFYKPGKQIAENQNWAKKLDEITLQAKDWDISVIVGVPAWIQLLMEKIIAHYNVKTIHDIWPNLTIYTHGGVSFEPYKKGFESLLAKPLQYMETYLASEGFIAYQARPEDKGMSMSLGSGIFFEFIPFTDDNFNADGDLVSNPQTLMIDQVEEGKDYALLLSTCAGTWRYMIGDVIRFIDKEKAEIVITGRTKHYISMCGEHLSVENMNKAIQLTNEDFNIDIREFAVAGVPHGNLFAHQWYIGTDDEANADELIQKIDKYLNVLNDDYRVERQHALRDVSAKVLPTSVFYDFMRMRGKEGGQNKFPRVLKKQILADWEQFLKDRNL, from the coding sequence ATGGCCTTATTGGGTGCTTTATTAAAAAAAGGTTTAGCCATTCGCAAACGCGCCGAGCGTAAGCCCAAACCTCCTTTTGTGTTGCAGAAGAAAGAGTTGAACAAGCTACTTTTCAAAGCCCAAGACACTGCCTTTGGTCGCGCCTACCAGTTCGATAAAATCATTGATTCGATGTACGATGCCGACCCTCATAAATTTTATGAAGAATACACCAAACGTGTGCCTATATTCACTTATAACGAAATGTTTACGAAATGGTGGCACAGAGCTTTGGAAGGCCAAGAAGACGTTTGTTGGCCGGGCAAAACCATGTATTTTGCCTTGAGTTCGGGCACTTCGGAGGCGGCTACCAAGCACATTCCCATTACGAAGGCCATGACCAAAGCCATACAGAAGACCAGTATCCAACAAATTTTGTCGTTGCCGTCTTACAACGTTCCTAACGAAGCGTTTGAAAAAGGCGTGTTAATGCTGGGCGGAAGTACCAAACTTACCTACAAAGGTCCGTATTTTGAAGGCGATTTGAGCGGCATTCAGGCCAAACAATTGCCGTTTTGGTTTCAGAGTTTTTACAAACCTGGCAAGCAAATCGCTGAAAATCAGAACTGGGCGAAGAAATTAGACGAAATTACGCTTCAAGCCAAAGACTGGGATATTTCCGTAATTGTGGGTGTTCCTGCGTGGATTCAGCTTTTGATGGAAAAAATCATAGCGCACTATAACGTAAAAACAATCCATGACATTTGGCCGAATCTGACCATTTACACGCACGGCGGCGTTTCGTTTGAGCCGTACAAAAAGGGTTTTGAATCGCTTTTGGCCAAGCCTTTGCAGTACATGGAAACCTATTTGGCTTCGGAAGGTTTCATTGCCTACCAAGCACGCCCCGAAGACAAAGGAATGTCTATGTCGTTGGGTAGCGGTATTTTCTTTGAATTTATCCCGTTTACGGACGATAATTTCAATGCCGACGGCGATTTGGTGTCTAATCCCCAAACGCTGATGATAGACCAAGTAGAAGAAGGCAAAGATTACGCGCTGCTGCTTTCGACTTGTGCGGGCACGTGGCGGTATATGATTGGTGATGTAATTCGTTTTATTGATAAAGAAAAGGCCGAAATCGTAATTACAGGCCGTACCAAACACTATATCAGTATGTGCGGCGAGCATTTGTCCGTAGAAAATATGAACAAAGCCATTCAGCTCACTAACGAAGATTTTAACATTGATATTCGCGAATTTGCGGTGGCTGGCGTGCCACACGGCAATTTGTTTGCGCACCAATGGTACATTGGCACGGACGACGAGGCTAACGCCGATGAGCTGATTCAGAAAATAGACAAATACCTGAACGTACTTAACGACGATTATCGTGTAGAACGCCAACACGCTTTGCGTGATGTGTCAGCTAAAGTATTGCCTACCAGCGTGTTTTATGACTTTATGCGAATGAGAGGCAAAGAAGGCGGACAAAATAAATTTCCGCGTGTACTCAAAAAACAAATTCTGGCCGATTGGGAACAATTCCTCAAAGACAGAAACCTATAA
- a CDS encoding DUF1987 domain-containing protein, with protein sequence MEAIILEKETYLPAVVLDAQNERFEFMGKSIPENASEFFAPILVWIDNYIVIPNEETNVKFHLEYFNTSTSKYLLEIMRKLEKLYQNTDKAVMISWFVEDGDTDVEEAGLDYKAILKVPFEVITVDADGSIVNVIESTTPPRNGVTANTARPSESIPQNIRDLAKELLNMGDDLPPLVPATVHHAETVANDTAAADLDVVTSISDRLQKKLNQANETLQQQAEEIRQINQDLNFKNKELQETVDALTKARAGRRAATIVLFIAVGLFIVSEAIEWVIENMTQNVLAVYWVILIKLLIALLLKPIESVLETNILQHNAKASVQED encoded by the coding sequence ATGGAAGCCATTATATTAGAAAAGGAAACGTATCTACCCGCCGTCGTTTTAGATGCTCAAAACGAACGCTTTGAATTTATGGGCAAATCTATTCCCGAAAATGCTTCCGAATTTTTTGCCCCTATTCTTGTGTGGATAGATAATTACATAGTTATTCCCAATGAAGAGACGAATGTAAAATTTCATTTGGAATACTTTAATACCAGCACGTCCAAGTATTTACTGGAAATCATGCGTAAGCTGGAAAAATTGTATCAAAACACAGACAAAGCAGTAATGATTAGCTGGTTTGTGGAAGATGGCGATACGGATGTGGAAGAAGCGGGTTTGGATTATAAAGCTATTCTGAAAGTTCCGTTTGAAGTAATTACGGTTGATGCAGACGGTAGCATAGTGAATGTAATAGAATCTACGACACCTCCCCGAAATGGCGTAACAGCGAATACGGCAAGGCCATCGGAATCTATTCCGCAAAATATTCGGGATTTGGCCAAAGAGCTACTCAATATGGGCGACGATTTGCCGCCGCTCGTGCCAGCCACAGTACATCATGCCGAAACAGTGGCCAATGATACCGCCGCCGCCGATTTGGACGTAGTAACGTCTATTTCGGACAGGTTGCAGAAAAAACTGAATCAGGCTAACGAAACGTTGCAACAGCAAGCCGAAGAAATTCGACAAATCAATCAAGATTTGAACTTCAAAAACAAAGAACTACAAGAAACGGTGGACGCGCTGACCAAAGCACGTGCAGGCCGCAGGGCTGCTACCATTGTGTTATTTATTGCCGTGGGGCTTTTCATTGTGTCGGAGGCCATCGAATGGGTAATCGAGAACATGACCCAAAACGTGTTGGCAGTATATTGGGTGATTTTGATCAAACTCCTCATTGCGCTTTTGCTTAAACCAATAGAATCTGTATTGGAAACCAATATTTTACAACACAATGCCAAAGCATCCGTACAAGAAGACTAA
- the hemA gene encoding glutamyl-tRNA reductase: MYYHFKATILSYKTASVELRERVALNEDDCKMLLQQLRDIIDVTDLFILSTCNRTEIYYSAPQDYTHEILTMLATHKGVSYSEIASCFVSITDHRQAAQHLFEVAIGLESQVVGDMQIINQVKHAYQWCADADLAGPFLHRLLHTIFFANKKVVQETNFRDGAASVSYAAMELVEELTADIAQPRVLVVGVGEIGADVCRNLANTRIKNVTICNRTQSKAEELAAECEMRVAPFEQLWEEIAAADVIISSVARNEPLISKEEVKALNSLSYKYFLDLSMPRSVAADVEEVAGALVYNIDHINNRATEALERRLAAIPKVKSIVNDAMAEFSDWTKEMEVSPTINKLKNALEQIRQEEMARYMKQLSEDDVKLMDKITKGMMQKIIKLPVLQLKAACKRGEADTLIDVLNDLFNLEAHSDTVSH, encoded by the coding sequence ATGTACTACCATTTTAAAGCAACTATTTTATCTTATAAAACTGCTTCTGTAGAACTGCGTGAGCGTGTTGCGCTCAACGAGGATGATTGCAAAATGCTTTTGCAACAGCTGCGAGATATTATCGACGTTACAGACCTTTTTATTCTTTCGACTTGTAACCGCACCGAGATATATTATAGCGCACCACAGGACTACACACACGAAATCTTGACGATGCTTGCCACGCACAAAGGCGTGAGCTACAGCGAAATAGCGTCTTGTTTCGTGTCCATCACCGATCACCGCCAAGCCGCCCAACACTTGTTTGAAGTGGCCATTGGGTTGGAGTCGCAAGTGGTGGGCGATATGCAAATCATCAATCAGGTGAAACACGCCTACCAATGGTGTGCGGATGCTGACTTGGCTGGGCCTTTCTTGCACCGTTTGTTACACACGATTTTCTTTGCCAACAAAAAAGTAGTACAAGAAACAAATTTCCGCGATGGCGCGGCCTCTGTGTCGTATGCAGCGATGGAATTGGTGGAAGAACTTACCGCAGATATTGCTCAACCGCGTGTTTTGGTGGTAGGTGTCGGAGAAATTGGTGCGGACGTTTGCCGCAATTTGGCCAATACACGCATCAAAAACGTAACGATTTGCAACCGCACGCAATCTAAGGCCGAAGAGTTGGCCGCCGAATGCGAAATGCGCGTTGCGCCTTTCGAGCAGTTGTGGGAAGAAATTGCCGCCGCCGACGTGATTATTAGCTCTGTGGCACGCAACGAACCGTTGATTAGCAAAGAAGAAGTAAAAGCTCTTAACAGCTTGTCTTACAAATATTTCCTTGACCTTTCGATGCCGCGCAGCGTAGCCGCCGACGTGGAAGAAGTGGCGGGAGCTTTGGTTTATAACATCGACCATATCAATAACCGCGCAACGGAGGCTTTGGAGCGTCGTTTGGCGGCGATTCCGAAAGTAAAAAGCATTGTCAATGACGCAATGGCCGAGTTTTCGGACTGGACAAAAGAAATGGAAGTGTCGCCGACCATTAACAAACTCAAAAACGCGTTGGAGCAAATTCGCCAAGAGGAAATGGCTCGTTATATGAAGCAACTTTCGGAAGATGATGTTAAGCTAATGGACAAAATCACCAAAGGCATGATGCAGAAAATCATTAAACTGCCAGTGCTTCAGCTTAAAGCGGCCTGCAAACGCGGCGAAGCCGATACTTTGATAGATGTGTTGAACGATTTGTTTAATCTGGAAGCACATTCGGATACGGTTTCTCATTAG